One stretch of Serinicoccus hydrothermalis DNA includes these proteins:
- a CDS encoding ABC transporter ATP-binding protein, which yields MPSSAATAPVPRPVTDRAVLRRGLRVIGGGMAAQRGPVAVAVVGSVLWAGATVATAWAIGWLTDEVVEPSVQARQVEAAGLWTIFGVLAGVLLVNVLGVILRRVWATVAGFNLQADYRRRVTRQYLRLPLSWHHAHPSGQLLSRAHADVEATWQVFNPLPMAIGVIFMLVIAGTMMVLVDPLLAVLGLLVFPGLFAANLVFQRVMSPRITRAQQLRAEVAEVAHESFEAGLVVKAMGREDQETERFRSKAYELRDSLILVGRTRGVFEPVIEAIPTLGTLAVLGVGTWQVSRGALDAADVVQMAYLFSILAFPVRALGWVLAEIPRSVVGHDRVQHVLRAGGGMPYGSATLPARERPAESVLRGVTYAHAGEERPTIRGVTLEAPQGSTVALVGPTGSGKSTLTNLALRLVDADDGSVRLDGVEARELAHGELPASASLVAQQTFMFDDSVRGNITLGEEADDASVWESLRIAQADDFVRSLPQGLDTVIGERGGSLSGGQRQRIALARAIWRHPRLLVLDDATSAVDPSVEQAILAGLREARGGMTVLVVAYRMATILLADEVVYLEHGRVVDQGSHAELLGRCRGYVDLVQAYSREAAERAALTRQEEVAP from the coding sequence ATGCCCTCGTCTGCCGCCACCGCACCGGTGCCCCGACCCGTCACCGACCGCGCGGTGCTGCGTCGTGGGCTCCGCGTCATCGGCGGCGGGATGGCGGCCCAGCGCGGCCCGGTGGCGGTCGCGGTGGTCGGCTCGGTGCTCTGGGCCGGCGCCACCGTGGCGACGGCGTGGGCGATCGGCTGGCTCACGGACGAGGTCGTCGAGCCCTCGGTCCAGGCCCGCCAGGTCGAGGCCGCCGGTCTCTGGACCATCTTCGGTGTGCTCGCCGGCGTGCTGCTCGTCAACGTCCTGGGCGTCATCCTGCGCCGCGTCTGGGCCACCGTGGCCGGCTTCAACCTGCAGGCGGACTACCGCCGCAGGGTGACGCGGCAGTACCTCCGGCTGCCGCTGTCCTGGCACCACGCCCATCCCTCGGGCCAGCTGCTCTCCCGGGCGCACGCCGACGTCGAGGCGACCTGGCAGGTCTTCAACCCGCTGCCCATGGCCATCGGCGTCATCTTCATGCTCGTCATCGCCGGCACCATGATGGTGCTCGTCGACCCGCTGCTGGCCGTCCTGGGGCTGCTCGTCTTCCCCGGCCTGTTCGCCGCCAACCTCGTCTTCCAGCGGGTGATGTCGCCCCGGATCACCCGCGCCCAGCAGCTGCGGGCCGAGGTCGCCGAGGTCGCGCACGAGTCCTTCGAGGCGGGCCTGGTCGTCAAGGCGATGGGCCGCGAGGACCAGGAGACCGAGCGCTTCCGGTCCAAGGCCTACGAGCTGCGGGACTCGCTCATCCTCGTCGGCCGGACCCGGGGCGTCTTCGAGCCGGTCATCGAGGCCATCCCCACGCTGGGGACGCTCGCGGTCCTGGGGGTGGGCACCTGGCAGGTGTCGCGGGGCGCCCTGGACGCCGCCGACGTGGTGCAGATGGCCTACCTCTTCTCCATCCTGGCCTTCCCGGTGCGGGCGCTGGGGTGGGTGCTCGCCGAGATCCCGCGCTCGGTGGTCGGGCACGACCGCGTGCAGCACGTGCTCCGCGCCGGTGGGGGTATGCCCTACGGCTCGGCCACGCTGCCGGCGCGTGAGCGGCCCGCCGAGTCCGTGCTGCGCGGCGTCACCTACGCCCACGCGGGGGAGGAGCGGCCGACGATCCGCGGGGTCACGCTGGAGGCGCCGCAGGGCAGCACGGTGGCCCTCGTCGGGCCCACCGGCTCGGGCAAGAGCACCCTCACCAACCTCGCGCTGCGCCTCGTGGACGCCGACGACGGGTCGGTGCGCCTCGACGGGGTCGAGGCGCGCGAGCTCGCCCACGGCGAGCTCCCGGCGAGCGCCTCGCTCGTGGCGCAGCAGACCTTCATGTTCGACGACTCGGTGCGCGGCAACATCACCCTGGGTGAGGAGGCGGACGACGCGAGCGTCTGGGAGTCGCTGCGCATCGCGCAGGCCGACGACTTCGTGCGCTCCCTGCCGCAGGGTCTGGACACGGTCATCGGCGAGCGCGGCGGGAGCCTGTCCGGCGGGCAGCGCCAGCGCATCGCCCTGGCCCGGGCCATCTGGCGCCACCCGCGCCTGCTCGTGCTCGACGACGCCACGAGCGCGGTCGACCCCTCGGTGGAGCAGGCCATCCTGGCCGGCCTCCGCGAGGCCCGCGGCGGCATGACGGTGCTCGTCGTCGCCTACCGGATGGCGACCATCCTGCTGGCCGACGAGGTGGTCTACCTCGAGCACGGCCGGGTCGTCGACCAGGGCTCGCACGCCGAGCTCCTCGGGCGCTGCCGCGGCTACGTCGACCTGGTGCAGGCCTACTCCCGGGAGGCCGCGGAGCGGGCCGCGCTCACCCGGCAGGAGGAGGTGGCACCATGA
- a CDS encoding ABC transporter ATP-binding protein yields the protein MSEEQERGHEGPVSSRIAGRSQLSTGATLRRGLELSPELRDGLLLTLLLAVVATVGRVVIPFVVQQTTDNGINAEGGPDVGFVVRAIALAGGVVVLTSIAQYAVNVRLFTAAESGLATLRLKAFRHIHDLSVLTQSTERRGGLVSRVTSDVDTISQFVQFGGLMLLVSSVQIVLATILMLFYSPILAGVVYLCLVPLALLVRRFQPVLGRAYGTVRERVGDLLGSIGESIVGATTIRAYGVEERTAARIDEAVEAHRVSAIRAQVRSVMAFVSGQAFAGITMAVVLVVGTVLAANGQLTLGKLLAFPFLVNLFTQPVLMATEILNEMQNAIAGWRRVIGVIDTPADVSDPGPDGVVLDRGPITVDFEDVSYAYPGGARVLEDVDLHIAPHTRVAVVGQTGSGKTTLAKLLTRLMDPLEGVVRLDGVDLREVSFASLRQRVVLVPQEGFLFDADLADNIRVGRPEASDDDLRLAVTELGLDAWVDSLPHGLGTQVGQRGESLSAGERQLVAIARAYLADPDLLVLDEATSAVDPATEVRVQRALEGLTTGRTSVAIAHRLSTAEAADVVVVVDAGRIVELGHHRDLVDAGGVYTRMHASWAAQQAV from the coding sequence ATGAGCGAGGAGCAGGAGCGCGGGCACGAGGGCCCGGTGTCCAGCCGCATCGCCGGGCGGTCCCAGCTCAGCACCGGCGCGACCCTGCGCCGGGGGCTGGAGCTCTCGCCCGAGCTGCGTGACGGGCTGCTGCTGACGCTGCTGCTGGCGGTGGTGGCGACCGTGGGGCGGGTGGTCATCCCGTTCGTCGTGCAGCAGACGACCGACAACGGCATCAACGCCGAGGGCGGGCCGGACGTCGGCTTCGTCGTGCGGGCCATCGCGCTCGCCGGGGGAGTGGTCGTCCTCACCTCGATCGCGCAGTACGCCGTCAACGTCCGGCTGTTCACCGCTGCCGAGTCGGGCCTCGCCACGCTCCGGCTCAAGGCCTTCCGGCACATCCACGACCTGTCCGTGCTCACCCAGAGCACCGAGCGGCGCGGTGGGCTGGTCTCGCGGGTGACGAGCGACGTCGACACGATCTCGCAGTTCGTGCAGTTCGGCGGTCTCATGCTGCTCGTGAGCTCGGTGCAGATCGTGCTGGCCACGATCCTCATGCTCTTCTACAGCCCGATCCTGGCGGGCGTGGTCTACCTGTGCCTGGTGCCCCTGGCCCTCCTGGTGCGCCGGTTCCAGCCGGTCCTGGGCCGGGCCTACGGCACGGTGCGGGAGCGGGTCGGGGACCTCCTGGGCTCCATCGGCGAGTCGATCGTCGGCGCCACGACCATCCGCGCCTACGGCGTGGAGGAGCGGACCGCCGCCCGGATCGACGAGGCGGTCGAGGCGCACCGCGTCTCCGCCATCCGGGCGCAAGTGCGTTCGGTCATGGCCTTCGTCTCCGGCCAGGCCTTCGCCGGCATCACCATGGCGGTCGTCCTCGTCGTGGGCACGGTCCTCGCCGCGAACGGGCAGCTGACCCTCGGCAAGCTGCTGGCCTTCCCCTTCCTCGTCAACCTCTTCACCCAGCCGGTGCTCATGGCGACCGAGATCCTCAACGAGATGCAGAACGCCATCGCCGGCTGGCGCCGGGTCATCGGGGTCATCGACACGCCCGCGGACGTGTCCGACCCCGGCCCGGACGGGGTGGTGCTCGACCGCGGCCCCATCACCGTGGACTTCGAGGACGTGTCCTACGCCTACCCCGGCGGGGCCCGGGTCCTCGAGGACGTCGACCTGCACATCGCCCCGCACACCCGGGTGGCGGTCGTGGGGCAGACCGGCTCGGGCAAGACGACCCTGGCCAAGCTGCTGACGCGCCTCATGGACCCGCTCGAGGGCGTGGTCCGGCTGGACGGGGTGGACCTGCGCGAGGTGTCCTTCGCCAGCCTGCGGCAGCGCGTCGTGCTCGTCCCGCAGGAGGGTTTCCTCTTCGACGCCGACCTCGCCGACAACATCCGCGTCGGGCGCCCGGAGGCCTCGGACGACGACCTGCGGCTCGCGGTCACCGAGCTGGGGCTCGACGCCTGGGTCGACTCCCTGCCGCACGGGCTGGGGACGCAGGTGGGCCAGCGCGGTGAGTCGCTGTCGGCGGGGGAGCGCCAGCTGGTCGCGATCGCGCGCGCCTACCTCGCCGACCCCGACCTGCTCGTGCTCGACGAGGCCACGAGCGCGGTGGACCCCGCCACCGAGGTCCGGGTGCAGCGCGCTCTGGAGGGGCTCACCACCGGTCGCACCTCGGTCGCCATCGCGCACCGCCTCTCCACGGCGGAGGCCGCGGACGTCGTCGTGGTCGTGGACGCCGGCCGCATCGTCGAGCTCGGCCACCACCGCGACCTCGTGGACGCGGGCGGTGTCTACACCCGGATGCACGCGTCCTGGGCCGCCCAGCAGGCGGTCTGA
- a CDS encoding HGxxPAAW family protein, whose protein sequence is MHEDSHGHSVAAWVGVAIMLVGSVVGAWGVVLSPDWLLYLGLALGVVGALAWYLLDRAGMGEPEHDAAHR, encoded by the coding sequence ATGCACGAGGACAGCCACGGTCACAGCGTCGCCGCCTGGGTGGGCGTGGCGATCATGCTCGTCGGGAGCGTCGTCGGTGCCTGGGGCGTCGTCCTGTCCCCGGACTGGCTGCTCTACCTCGGTCTGGCCCTCGGTGTCGTCGGCGCGCTGGCGTGGTACCTCCTGGACCGGGCCGGCATGGGTGAGCCCGAGCACGACGCCGCCCACCGCTGA
- the trpC gene encoding indole-3-glycerol phosphate synthase TrpC has product MSTVLEQIVEGVREDLDQRRAAVPLPTVQERARAAAPCRDAFAALSRKDRIHVIAEVKRSSPSKGALAAIAEPAGLAADYAAGGATVISVLTEGRRFGGSLADLDAVRARVDVPVLRKDFIVDPYQLWEARAHGADLVLLIVAALEQEVLVSLLERTESLGMHALVEVHDEEELERALTAGARIVGVNNRDLRTLEVDRDTFARLAPRVPADRVAVAESGVRGPLDVMSLAEAGAQAVLVGEALVTSGSPQEAVREMVAVGAHPALHTTSARAGQSR; this is encoded by the coding sequence GTGTCCACGGTGCTAGAGCAGATCGTCGAAGGAGTCCGGGAGGATCTCGACCAGCGGCGCGCCGCAGTGCCCCTGCCGACGGTGCAGGAGCGTGCACGGGCCGCCGCCCCCTGCCGTGACGCCTTCGCCGCCCTCTCGCGCAAGGACCGTATCCACGTCATCGCCGAGGTCAAGCGCAGCAGCCCCTCCAAGGGGGCCCTGGCGGCCATCGCCGAGCCCGCGGGGCTGGCGGCGGACTACGCCGCGGGGGGCGCCACCGTCATCAGCGTGCTCACCGAGGGGCGACGCTTCGGCGGCTCCCTCGCCGACCTCGACGCCGTGCGTGCGCGGGTCGACGTCCCCGTGCTGCGCAAGGACTTCATCGTCGACCCCTACCAGCTCTGGGAGGCCCGCGCCCACGGCGCGGACCTCGTGCTCCTCATCGTGGCCGCCCTCGAGCAGGAGGTCCTGGTGAGCCTGCTGGAGCGCACCGAGTCGCTCGGGATGCACGCCCTCGTCGAGGTGCACGACGAGGAGGAGCTGGAACGCGCCCTCACAGCAGGCGCCCGCATCGTCGGGGTCAACAACCGTGACCTGCGGACCCTGGAGGTGGACCGCGACACGTTCGCGCGCCTCGCGCCCCGTGTCCCGGCCGACCGCGTCGCGGTCGCCGAGTCCGGCGTGCGCGGACCCCTGGACGTCATGAGCCTCGCCGAGGCCGGCGCCCAGGCCGTCCTCGTCGGGGAGGCGCTGGTCACCTCGGGCTCGCCGCAGGAGGCGGTGCGGGAGATGGTCGCCGTCGGGGCGCACCCGGCCCTGCACACCACGAGCGCACGGGCGGGGCAGTCCCGGTGA